The following are encoded together in the Anoplopoma fimbria isolate UVic2021 breed Golden Eagle Sablefish chromosome 9, Afim_UVic_2022, whole genome shotgun sequence genome:
- the LOC129096236 gene encoding NAD(P)(+)--arginine ADP-ribosyltransferase 1-like, translated as MAMMAVWAAVLMTCGVSIGISKSSAEPGLKGQVPLDLALNTVDDMYAGCKEKMEYRVKKEFLANEKNKDKNFTLAWGEAEKYYNKKWKRKNGKRPSTSLGKEQIMAIYVYTLDNPKIYLDFNYAVRTQKSKYKTTFRYHTLHFFLTDALQTLNTRKPEKERCLTSYRRVNSYFSQDVLNKVIRFGSFTSSSMGWYPSAERFGDKSCFEIITCFGADVSLFSKLGESEREALIPPYEVFKVTKIERRSGQKSLLCEVVYKLKSTGKHFQI; from the exons ATGGCAATGATGGCAGTTTGGGCAGCAGTGCTGATGACATGTGGAGTCTCCATAGGAATATCAAAG AGCTCTGCAGAACCTGGGTTAAAAGGTCAAGTTCCACTGGATTTGGCTCTGAACACTGTTGACGACATGTACGCTGGCTGCAAAGAAAAGATGGAGTACAGAGTGAAGAAGGAGTTTCTGGcgaatgagaaaaacaaagacaaaaatttCACCCTGGCCTGGGGCGAAGCAGAAAAATACTACAACAAAAAATGGAAGCGTAAGAATGGAAAGCGACCTTCCACCTCTCTGGGGAAAGAACAGATCATGGCTATTTATGTTTACACCCTCGACAATCCAAAAATCTATCTTGATTTTAACTACGCAGTTCGAACCCAGAAATCTAAGTACAAGACCACATTTAGGTATCACACACTTCACTTTTTCCTGACTGACGCCCTCCAAACTCTCAACACTCGCAAACCGGAAAAGGAAAGATGTCTCACTAGCTACCGCAGAGTCAACAGCTACTTTAGCCAAGATGTTCTCAACAAGGTGATACGCTTTGGCTCTTTTACCTCCAGCTCAATGGGTTGGTACCCCAGTGCTGAAAGATTTGGAGACAAGTCATGCTTTGAGATTATCACATGCTTTGGAGCAGACGTCTCTCTGTTCTCTAAGCTCGGGGAGTCTGAGAGAGAAGCCCTGATTCCTCCTTATGAGGTATTTAAAGTCACAAAGATTGAGAGGAGATCTGGCCAGAAGAGTCTTCTGTGTGAGGTGGTCTATAAACTGAAAAGCACAGGAAAACACTTTCAAATTTGA